A section of the Alkalihalobacillus sp. LMS39 genome encodes:
- a CDS encoding DUF6075 family protein has protein sequence MLSVVYLLCGNKELYSKASKYFKGVDGSFRSEDMLAAEDFSSGLRTLAKLAVNLFNNNEEVSALDLVGNLDDENFTLALSAIKLRKYGIDTDYTETEEKLYM, from the coding sequence ATATTATCTGTAGTTTATCTTTTATGCGGTAATAAAGAGTTATATAGCAAGGCAAGTAAGTATTTCAAAGGGGTAGATGGTTCTTTTCGTTCAGAGGATATGCTTGCAGCGGAGGATTTTAGTTCTGGATTGCGTACATTGGCAAAGTTAGCTGTGAATTTGTTTAATAATAATGAGGAAGTATCTGCATTGGATTTAGTTGGTAATTTGGATGATGAGAATTTCACGTTAGCTCTCAGCGCCATTAAATTAAGAAAATACGGAATCGATACAGATTATACTGAAACTGAAGAAAAGTTATACATGTAA